In one window of Myotis daubentonii chromosome 13, mMyoDau2.1, whole genome shotgun sequence DNA:
- the LOC132214543 gene encoding acyl-CoA-binding protein-like has product MSQAEFDKAAEEVKHLQSKPADDEMLFIYSRYKQATVGDIDKEQPGMMDLKGRAKWNAWNGLKGTTREEAMKAYISKVEELKQKYGI; this is encoded by the coding sequence ATGTCTCAGGCTGAGTTTGACAAAGCTGCTGAGGAAGTTAAGCACCTCCAGAGCAAGCCAGCAGACGATGAGATGCTGTTCATCTACAGCCGCTACAAACAAGCAACTGTGGGTGACATAGATAAAGAACAGCCGGGGATGATGGACCTCAAAGGCAGGGCCAAGTGGAATGCATGGAATGGGTTGAAAGGAACTACCAGGGAAGAGGCCATGAAAGCTTACATCAGCAAGGTAGAAGAACTAAAGCAAAAATACGGAATCTAG
- the CSTF2T gene encoding cleavage stimulation factor subunit 2 tau variant has protein sequence MSSLSVRDPAMDRSLRSVFVGNIPYEATEEQLKDIFSEVGSVVSFRLVYDRETGKPKGYGFCEYQDQETALSAMRNLNGREFSGRALRVDNAASEKNKEELKSLGPAAPIIDSPYGDPIDPEDAPESITRAVASLPPEQMFELMKQMKLCVQNSHQEARNMLLQNPQLAYALLQAQVVMRIMDPEIALKILHRKIHVTPLIPGKSQPVSGPVAGPVAGPVAGPVSGPGPGPGLCPGPNVLLNQQNPPAPQPQHLARRPVKDIPPLMQTPIQGGIPAPGPMPAAVPGPGSLTPGGALQPQVGMPVVGPVPLERGQMQMSDPRAPMPRGPMTAGGLPPRGLLGDAPNDPRGGTLLSVTHTGEVEPRGYLGPPHQGPPMHHAPGHDGRGPSSHEMRGGPITDPRMLIGEPRGPMIDQRVLPLDGRGSRDSRGMETRAMETEVLEARVMERRGMETCAMEARGMDGRGMEIRGPGPSSRGPMTSGIQGPGPINMGAGGPQGPRQVPSISGVGNPGAGMQGPGMQGAGMQGAGMQGPGMQGAGMQGPGMQGAGMQGAGMQGAGMQGASMQGGGMQGAGMQGTGVQGASKQSGGQPSSFSPGQSQVTPQDQEKAALIMQVLQLTADQIAMLPPEQRQSILILKEQIQKSTGGS, from the coding sequence ATGTCGAGTTTGTCGGTGAGAGACCCGGCCATGGATCGGTCGCTGCGTTCCGTGTTCGTGGGGAACATTCCGTATGAGGCCACTGAGGAGCAGTTGAAGGACATTTTTTCGGAGGTGGGTTCCGTTGTCAGTTTCCGGCTCGTATACGATAGAGAGACGGGGAAACCCAAGGGTTATGGCTTCTGCGAGTACCAAGACCAGGAGACCGCGCTTAGTGCCATGCGGAACCTGAATGGGCGGGAGTTCAGCGGCCGGGCGCTGCGGGTGGACAATGCGGCCAGTGAAAAGAACAAGGAGGAGCTGAAGAGCTTGGGGCCTGCGGCGCCCATCATTGACTCCCCCTATGGGGACCCTATCGACCCGGAGGACGCCCCTGAGTCAATTACCCGGGCAGTCGCTAGTCTCCCCCCGGAGCAGATGTTTGAGCTGATGAAGCAGATGAAGCTCTGTGTCCAAAACAGCCACCAGGAAGCGCGAAACATGTTGCTTCAGAACCCGCAACTGGCTTATGCGCTGTTGCAGGCGCAAGtggtgatgagaatcatggacccAGAGATTGCTCTGAAAATTCTGCATCGCAAGATACACGTTACACCGCTGATCCCAGGCAAATCTCAGCCTGTGTCTGGTCCTGTCGCCGGCCCTGTCGCTGGCCCCGTCGCTGGCCCcgtctctggccctggccctggccctgggctctgcccagGACCTAATGTGTTGCTGAACCAGCAAAACCCTCCAGCTCCTCAGCCCCAGCATTTGGCTAGAAGACCTGTGAAAGACATCCCTCCTCTGATGCAGACCCCTATCCAGGGTGGAATTCCGGCCCCGGGGCCCATGCCAGCTGCAGTTCCTGGACCTGGTTCTTTAACTCCTGGTGGAGCTCTGCAGCCCCAAGTTGGAATGCCAGTGGTTGGTCCTGTGCCTTTGGAGCGGGGACAGATGCAGATGTCGGATCCTAGAGCTCCTATGCCACGTGGACCCATGACTGCTGGTGGACTACCTCCTCGAGGGTTGTTGGGAGATGCCCCAAATGACCCGCGTGGAGGGACTTTGCTTTCAGTCACTCACACTGGAGAAGTGGAGCCCAGGGGCTATCTTGGGCCACCTCATCAGGGCCCCCCCATGCACCATGCCCCTGGTCATGACGGCCGTGGCCCTTCCTCACATGAGATGAGGGGAGGGCCCATCACGGATCCTAGAATGCTAATTGGAGAGCCCAGAGGACCGATGATAGATCAAAGGGTTCTACCTCTGGATGGTAGAGGTAGTAGAGACTCTCGAGGGATGGAGACCCGAGCCATGGAAACTGAGGTCTTAGAGGCACGAGTGATGGAGAGAAGAGGAATGGAGACCTGTGCAATGGAAGCCAGGGGCATGGATGGAAGAGGAATGGAGATACGGGGCCCTGGCCCCAGTTCAAGAGGCCCTATGACCAGTGGAATCCAGGGTCCTGGTCCCATTAATATGGGGGCTGGTGGTCCACAGGGACCCAGGCAGGTCCCAAGCATTTCAGGGGTGGGAAATCCTGGAGCTGGCATGCAAGGACCAggcatgcagggagcaggcatgcagggagcaggcatGCAGGGACCAGGTATGCAGGGAGCAGGTATGCAAGGACCAGGTATGCAGGGAGCAGGTATGCAGGGAGCAggcatgcagggagcaggcatGCAGGGAGCAAGCATGCAGGGAGGAGGCATGCAAGGGGCAGGCATGCAGGGAACAGGCGTACAGGGGGCAAGCAAGCAAAGTGGAGGCCAGCCTAGCAGTTTTAGTCCTGGGCAGAGCCAAGTCACTCCACAGGATCAAGAAAAGGCAGCTTTGATCATGCAGGTTCTTCAACTGACTGCAGATCAAATTGCCATGCTGCCTCCTGAGCAAAGGCAGAGTATCCTGATTTTAAAGGAACAAATCCAGAAGTCTACTGGAGGTTCTTGA